In Streptomyces pluripotens, the genomic window TCCCCGCGGAACCAAGAGACTTCAACGGAGACCACTGCCATGACCGAAAGCACCACCATCCGCTGGGAGCAGGACGACACCGGTGTCGTCACCCTCGTCCTGGACGACCCCGATCAGTCCGCCAACACCATGAACCAGGCCTTCCGGGCCTCCATCTCGGCGATCGCCACGCGCGCGGAGGCCGAGAAGGACTCCATCCGCGGCATCATCTTCACCTCGGCCAAGAAGACCTTCTTCGCGGGCGGCGACCTCAAGGACATGATCCAGGCCCGCCCCGAGGACGCCCAACATGTCTTCGACACCGCGACCGAGATCAAGAATGCGCTGCGCCGCCTGGAGACCCTCGGCAAGCCGGTGGTCGCCGCCATCAACGGCGCGGCCCTGGGCGGCGGTTACGAGATCGCGCTCGCCTCCCACCACCGCATCGCCCTGGACGCTCCCGGCTCCAGGATCGGCCTGCCCGAGGTCACCCTCGGCCTGCTGCCCGCGGGCGGCGGCGTCACCCGCACCGTCCGCCTGATGGGCATCACGGACGCGCTGCTGAAGGTGCTGCTGCAGGGCACCCAGTACCCGCCCCGGCGCGCCCTGGAGAACGGCCTGGTCCACGAGGTCGCCAACACCCCCGAGGAGATGCTCGCCCAGGCCCGCGCCTTCATCGACGCGCACCCCGAGTCCCACCAGCCCTGGGACGTCCCCGGCTACCGGATCCCCGGGGGAACCCCGGCCCAGCCGAAGTTTGCCGCCAACCTGCCCGCCTTCCCGGCCAACCTCCGCAAGCAACTGGGCGGCGCCCCCTACCCGGCGCCGCGCAACATCATGGCGGCGGCCGTCGAGGGCTCGCAGGTCGACTTCGACACCGCCATCACCATCGAGACCCGCTACTTCACCGAACTGGTCACCGGGCAGACCGCCAAGAACATGATCCAGGCGTTCTTCTTCGACCTCCAGGCGGTCAACTCCGGTGCCAGTCGACCCCAGGGGGTCGAGCCCCGCCAGGTCCGCAGGGTCGCCGTCCTCGGCGCCGGCATGATGGGCGCCGGCATCGCCTACGCGTGCGCCCGCGCCGGCATCGATGTCGTCCTCAAGGACGTCTCCCCGGATGCGGCTGCCAAGGGCAAGGGTTATTCCGAGAAGCTGTGCGCCAAGGCCGTGGCCAAGGGCCGTACCAGCCAGGAGAAGGCCGACGCGCTGCTCGCCCGGATCACACCCACCGCCGAGGTGGCCGACCTCGCGGGCTGCGACGCGGTGATCGAGGCCGTCTTCGAGGACACCGCCCTCAAACACAAGGTGTTCCAGGAGATCCAGTCCGTCGTCGCCCCCGACGCGCTACTGTGCTCCAACACCTCCACCCTGCCCATCACCGCGCTCGCCGAGGGCGTGGAGCGGCAGGCCGACTTCATCGGGCTGCACTTCTTCTCCCCGGTCGACAAGATGCCGCTGGTCGAGATCATCAAGGGCGAGCGGACCGGTGACCAGGCCCTCGCGCGCGCGTTCGACCTGGTCCGGCAGATCAACAAGACGCCGATCGTGGTGAACGACTCGCGCGGCTTCTTCACCTCCCGGGTGATCGGCCACTTCATCAACGAGGGCGTCGCCATGGTGGGTGAGGGCATCGAGCCCGCCTCCGTGGAGCAGGCCGCTGCCCAGGCCGGCTACCCCGCCAGGGTGCTCTCGCTCATGGACGAGCTGACCCTCACCCTCCCGCGCAAGATCCGGGCCGAGACGAAGCAGGCCGTCGAGGAGGCGGGGGGCACCTGGTCGGCGCATCCGGCAGACACGGTGATCGACCGCATGGTCGACGAGTTCGGTCGTACCGGCCGCAGCGGCGGCGCCGGCTTCTACGACTACACCGAGGACGGCAAGCGGGCGGGGCTCTGGCCGGGCCTGCGCGAGCACTTCACCAAGCCCGGATACGAGATCCCGTTCCGGGACATGCAGGAGCGGATGCTCTTCGCCGAGGCGCTCGACACCGTACGCCTGCTCGAAGAGGGTGTCCTGACATCCGTCGCCGACGCGAACATCGGCTCTCTCCTCGGCATCGGCTTCCCCGGTTGGACCGGCGGTGTCCTCCAGTACATCAACGGCTATGCAGGCGGCCTGCCCGGTTTCGTAGCCCGCGCCCGTGAGCTGGCCGAGCGCTACGGCGACCGGTTCAACCCGCCCGCACTGCTGGTGCGGAAGGCCGAGGAGAAGCAGACGTTCACCGACGCGCGCTGACGCCGCTCACCCGGACGGTGTGCCCCGGGGGCCGGTCTCCGGGGCCGCCGCACCGTCCAGCCATTGGCGCAACTCCTCCTTCAGCGAACGCTGGAAGGTGGTGAGCAGGGCCTGCACCACCAGCGGGTGCATATGGGCGGACAGCGATTTCACGTCCCGTGCGTCGCGCTCAGCCACCGCCTGCCGCAGCAGTCCCGACAACTCGTGCGCGGCGGCGCGCGCGTGCTCGCTCAGCACGGTCCGGGCGGCGAGGATCGTTTCCTGCGACAGCGGCACGTCCAGCAGCTGCACCGCGAGTCGGAGTAGACCGCAGTCCACGCGCCAGGACTCCCCGTCCCGGGTGACCACGTTCATGGCGGCCAGCCGGTCCACCTCCTGCTCCTCCAGTGCTCGTCCCGCGCGCCGGTCAAGTTCCCGCCGGGACACGGTTTCCACACTGTCCGGTGCCCAGGAAGCGACGACCGCCCGGTGGATCGCCAGGTCGTGCGGGCCGATGTCGGCCGGCAGTTGCTGCAGGTGCCGGTCGATCGCCGCGAGGGTCATGCCCTGGTGTTGCATCTCCTCGATCAGCATCAACCGTGCCAGGTGTTCGCGGCCGTAGCGGCCCACCCGGCGCGGGCCGATCACTGGTGGCGGCAGGAGACCCTTGGTGCCGTAGAAGCGGACCGTGCGGACCGTGACGCCCGCCCGCGCGGCCAGCTCGTCGATGGTCAGGGCGGGCTCCCCGGCATCGGTCGTCGCGTCCGTCGTCATGTGCAGCAGTATCGCTGTCTCACCGATGCTGTGAAACCTCCCCAGCGGCTTGGACACCATGAGCACCGCTGGTCCGCGCCACTGGATCGACCGGCTCACCACCATGTGAGAAAGGCCGCTGTGTGATCATGGCCACCGCATGACGGGTGATCTTTCTGGGAAGCTGCTGTCCTGGTCTGTACCACGACACATCAAGGTGGTGCGGCCCGAGAACGTACGGACACCCGGGCCCGTGGGCCCGGGCGCACCAGGAAGTGGTACCACCCCGTGAGCAAGGACGCCGTGGAATCGGCACAGGCCACCACCCGGTCCCAGACGGCCGGGACGCCCGCGGACGCGGGCGACGCCGGCTACAGCAAGGACCTGAAGGCCCGCCATGTCAACATGATCGCCATCGGCGGAGCCATCGGCACCGGCCTCTTCCTGGGCGCTGGCGGACGCCTGCACGACGCGGGCCCAGCACTCGCCCTGTCCTACCTGGTCTGCGGCGTCTTCGCCTTCTTCGTCGTCCGCGCCCTCGGTGAACTGGTCCTTTACCGCCCCTCCTCCGGCTCCTTCGTGAGCTACGCACGTGAGTTCCTCGGCGAGAAGGGCGCCTACGTCGCCGGCTGGATGTACTTCCTGAACTGGTCGACCACCGGCATCGCGGACATCACTGCGATCGCCCTCTACACGCACTACTGGAGCATGTTCATCAGCACCCCGCAGTGGGTATTGGCGCTGATCGCCCTCGCGGTGGTCCTCGCCGTGAACCTGATCTCGGTGAAGATCTTCGGCGAGATGGAGTTCTGGTTCGCGATCATCAAGGTCGCCACGCTGGTGAGCTTCATGCTGGTCGGTGTCTTCCTGCTCGCCACCCGGCACGACGTGGGCGGCACCAGGCCCGGTCTGGACGTCATCACCAGCAACGGCGGCGTCTTCCCGCACGGCATGATGCCGGTCGTCCTGGTCATGCAGGGTGTGATCTTCGCCTACGCCGCCCTGGAACTGGTCGGTGTCGCCGCTGGCGAAACCGCCGAACCGGAGAAGGTCGTCCCGCGCGCGGTGAACTCGATCATGTGGCGCGTGGGCCTTTTCTACGTCGGCTCGGTGGTGCTGCTCGCGCTGCTGCTGCCCGGTTCGGTGTACTCCGCGGGCCAGAGCCCGTTCGTGACCGTGCTGTCGAAGATCGGCATTCCGGCGGCCGGTGACGTGATGAACCTCGTCGTGCTGACGGCCGCCATGTCCTCGCTGAACTCCGGCCTGTACTCCACCGGACGCATCCTGCGCTCCATGGCCATGGCCGGATCCGCGCCCAGGTTCACCGCCCGCATGAACCGCAGCCAGGTGCCCTACGGCGGCATCCTGCTGACCTGCGCCGTCTGTGTGCTCGGCGTCGGACTCAACTACCTGATGCCCAGCCAGGCCTTCGAGATCGTGCTGAACGTCGCCTCACTCGGCATCATCAGCACCTGGGTGATCATCATGATCTGCCACCTGGTCTTCGTGCGCCGCGCCCGGGCCGGCCTGGTGACGCGACCGCACTTCCGGCTGAAGTTCAGCCCGTTCACCGAAGTCGCCACGATCGTCTTCCTGCTGGTCTGCCTCGGCATGATGGGGGACGACCCCGGCGTCGGCCGCAAGACCCTGCTCCTCATCCCGGTGATCGCCCTCATGCTGGTGGCCGGCTGGTTCGGCGTCCGCAGCCGGATGTCCAGGCAAGCCGACCGGGAGCTGTCCGAACTCACCAAGTAGCCGGTCTGGTGCCAACGGGGCCACTGTCAGTGGCATCGCCTACGGTGGCGCCATGTCGGAGATCAGCTACGTCCGGGGTGACGCCACCGTGCCGTCGGCCAAGGGCACCACAGTGATCGCCCATGTCTGCAACGACATCGGCGGCTGGGGGAAGGGCTCCGTCCGGGCGCTCTCAGCGCGCTG contains:
- a CDS encoding amino acid permease — protein: MSKDAVESAQATTRSQTAGTPADAGDAGYSKDLKARHVNMIAIGGAIGTGLFLGAGGRLHDAGPALALSYLVCGVFAFFVVRALGELVLYRPSSGSFVSYAREFLGEKGAYVAGWMYFLNWSTTGIADITAIALYTHYWSMFISTPQWVLALIALAVVLAVNLISVKIFGEMEFWFAIIKVATLVSFMLVGVFLLATRHDVGGTRPGLDVITSNGGVFPHGMMPVVLVMQGVIFAYAALELVGVAAGETAEPEKVVPRAVNSIMWRVGLFYVGSVVLLALLLPGSVYSAGQSPFVTVLSKIGIPAAGDVMNLVVLTAAMSSLNSGLYSTGRILRSMAMAGSAPRFTARMNRSQVPYGGILLTCAVCVLGVGLNYLMPSQAFEIVLNVASLGIISTWVIIMICHLVFVRRARAGLVTRPHFRLKFSPFTEVATIVFLLVCLGMMGDDPGVGRKTLLLIPVIALMLVAGWFGVRSRMSRQADRELSELTK
- a CDS encoding 3-hydroxyacyl-CoA dehydrogenase NAD-binding domain-containing protein; this encodes MTESTTIRWEQDDTGVVTLVLDDPDQSANTMNQAFRASISAIATRAEAEKDSIRGIIFTSAKKTFFAGGDLKDMIQARPEDAQHVFDTATEIKNALRRLETLGKPVVAAINGAALGGGYEIALASHHRIALDAPGSRIGLPEVTLGLLPAGGGVTRTVRLMGITDALLKVLLQGTQYPPRRALENGLVHEVANTPEEMLAQARAFIDAHPESHQPWDVPGYRIPGGTPAQPKFAANLPAFPANLRKQLGGAPYPAPRNIMAAAVEGSQVDFDTAITIETRYFTELVTGQTAKNMIQAFFFDLQAVNSGASRPQGVEPRQVRRVAVLGAGMMGAGIAYACARAGIDVVLKDVSPDAAAKGKGYSEKLCAKAVAKGRTSQEKADALLARITPTAEVADLAGCDAVIEAVFEDTALKHKVFQEIQSVVAPDALLCSNTSTLPITALAEGVERQADFIGLHFFSPVDKMPLVEIIKGERTGDQALARAFDLVRQINKTPIVVNDSRGFFTSRVIGHFINEGVAMVGEGIEPASVEQAAAQAGYPARVLSLMDELTLTLPRKIRAETKQAVEEAGGTWSAHPADTVIDRMVDEFGRTGRSGGAGFYDYTEDGKRAGLWPGLREHFTKPGYEIPFRDMQERMLFAEALDTVRLLEEGVLTSVADANIGSLLGIGFPGWTGGVLQYINGYAGGLPGFVARARELAERYGDRFNPPALLVRKAEEKQTFTDAR
- a CDS encoding MerR family transcriptional regulator, with the translated sequence MTTDATTDAGEPALTIDELAARAGVTVRTVRFYGTKGLLPPPVIGPRRVGRYGREHLARLMLIEEMQHQGMTLAAIDRHLQQLPADIGPHDLAIHRAVVASWAPDSVETVSRRELDRRAGRALEEQEVDRLAAMNVVTRDGESWRVDCGLLRLAVQLLDVPLSQETILAARTVLSEHARAAAHELSGLLRQAVAERDARDVKSLSAHMHPLVVQALLTTFQRSLKEELRQWLDGAAAPETGPRGTPSG